GTTTTGGTCTCAAAAGCAATTCTAGCCaaagctaaaattttggtgGTTTTAGAATAAGTtttgtatttcaaaaaataattaaatgttgATAGTAAAAGAAatcattaaattaaaaaaattcaaagttaCATGTTATCTACCATAATAAGCACTTATGCGCATATGCATCCAACAATatgattaaacacttaacaaCTATTTTTACCAAAAGTTCTATTATATGAAATGCCTTTTTAATAAGCCACCGAGTGCCTTCTTTGGAATGGGGCAATTTATCCAACAGAGCTTTAGTCAAAGTACTTAATTAAATGTTTAATCATATTATTTCGGGTGCACACTTgcataatatttattttttaattgataatatataattttgaatttataaaACATCGTTAACTTTAAAATTTATGATGATATGTTTAAAgttaatttcttattttttattaacaTAAAAGCTATTGTTAAAAAATTGTGAACTTTCGGTAAAACTGCTTTAATGGGCAAAAGGTCTACTAATAAATTTAAGAAAGGACACCTATCAAACACTTTTAGAATTATGCCTTTATGCCCAAAGTACTTTTCTAGTAACAGCATTGCAATTCCAAAGAGCCCTGAATCTGCTAGCCTAAAAAATATGCTATATACAAATTGTGTCTAATCTTAAGAAATGGTTGACGATTAACAAGTATATTTTGTATACATAAAGTAATAAATTTAGACACTCTCGagtcttgcattttttttttttttgtcaaacatcataatttcatttcatGACATGAACTTgctgcatcttttttttttttttttttgtcaaacatcATAATTTCATTTTATGTCATGAACTTGATATTACAAGATTGGATACATCAGAATTTCTTCCTTTGTAATCATTTTGTGCACTCTCATGGAGCCACATGGGAAAGCACTCTTTCCATTCAACATTTTTAGTTAGCTTTACCGCAAATTGCTAAGCTATGTGCACAACTGTTTCCAGCTCTATGGACGAAAGAGAAAGTACATTTTTCAAACAAACATCTCATATTTGCAATGTCCTCAAGGATGGTATCTACTCTGGTGTCCTGCTCATTTTCCTTGTTGATCATGTCCACCACCGCCTTGCAGTCAGATTGGAACTCTACTGCCTTCCAGTTAGCTTCTTGGGCCATTTGCATTCCCATTTGAATTGCTGCTGCTTCCTCCACCTGTGGCTCGCTTGTTTTTTGTTCAGCTCTTGCCCATGCTTTCATCAGTTTTCCTTCTGCGTTTCTAGCCACAGCACCTATGCCAGTCCTTCCCATATTTTGTGAAAAAGCAGCATCAGAATTGATCTTTATCAGTCCTCCTGATGGTGGATACCATTTCTCTCTTCTGCTTGAGTTTGTTGTTGTTGAATGAACTCTTCAGCTATATCTTTTTGGGCTTCTATCTGACTTCCTTGGATCTGCATCTTTTTCATCAAAAGCTTTCCTGTTCCTTGCCTTTCATCGAGCCTTGCATTTAATTATGTCTCTTTCTTATTtaacttttcaaaaaaattaacacTTAATGCACCTCTTTTTATGTATCCATCCCATATGATTTGGGTTCGACTTTGTATAAGAAAAACATATAGAAAGGAGACTTATGTCTAGGAAGAATAAATGATTGTCCAATGTCTTAATATCTATACAACACATTCTCATTCCTTTTTTCCCCATTTTGGTCGTCCACTTatcattctttcttttactTTGACTATCTTAGAACATTTTTATTGGggtaattaattgaaaataTGTTTCAATTTGATCCCTTAACTTGAAAAAATGGTTTTAATATCGTCATCCAAACTAACAATTAGTATCTTTAAATTCATTTGCACAAGAATTCAATTCATTTCTTTGAGTATTATTTGAATACGTCCTCACTTCATATAATGTACAATAacttacatgttatattggaaCGAGGGATTGAAAATAGGAGccacttacaaaaaaaattacaaattacGCACATAAGATTGTACCAGTCATTTTGGATATAGTCGTTTGCTTAGATATTTTTATTATGTGGAGATCAgaataaaaatacaaaacaaagaagttagtagataaaaaaaaaatctctaaagATATGTAGTGTAAGCAATTTAAAAAGATATAGGTATTAGGAATTTAAGATATTTATTAAAGGAAACATTTACATAAACTAAAATTGCTAGTTTACACTAATCTAAATGATTGTGATAGAAAAGATAAGGGTCTGTTAAACTGATGTCTGACAGACAaccgttaaaatatattttaggtgttaaatttttaaaaaagtaaagttaattagaaaaagtatataaatgcaatgaaaaataataattttaattaaaattatttAAATGCAAATGAGGATAATAATTAATAGTGCATGTATTTACACGATAAATTGGGTGGGATTTAAATATGTTAACGAGAGCTCATTAAATATCTATTAGAAAAACTCAAGAGACAAATAGGTTCTCAAGAAATTAATACTCATCTACCATTTTCTAAGTAAAGAGGCTTAATTGTGTATGTTTCAAGTCAAACCATATTTGTGTACCTTGTAAATTGATAGCTAAATATTGAAATAACATTTTCTTTGGATGTAGAAAAAGATTATAAgtactgacagtatatataaaatttactctttcTTATAtagattaatcttatatacactgtcagtgtatacactatcaccattaaatatatgacacatgcgcaaaatttgaatttaaaatttaaaatttggttATATGTCATCCATTCAAtcatgatagtatatacactgatagtgtttataaaatttactcttctTATAGTTAAAATTAATCACAATGATATGGGACTAGATCCAACAGCCTCATTCCACATAGATCCACATAGATCAGATGTATAAGTCTAAGACTATCCTATCTAGTAAtgtttttttctctttaattttttattataattttctAGAGGGAAATTTTCTCGCTTCAATTCCTAGTCAACAGTTCCACATATCTCCTTCCAGTCCTCCGTCCCCAATGATCCACCTTTCAGTCCTCATTCCACATAGATCAGGTGTATAAGTCTAAGACTATCCTATCTAGTAATAAtgtttttttctctttaattttttattataattttctAGAGGGAAATTTTCTCGCTTCAATTCCTAGTCAACATTCCACATATC
The DNA window shown above is from Coffea arabica cultivar ET-39 chromosome 5e, Coffea Arabica ET-39 HiFi, whole genome shotgun sequence and carries:
- the LOC113743958 gene encoding uncharacterized protein; its protein translation is MGRTGIGAVARNAEGKLMKAWARAEQKTSEPQVEEAAAIQMGMQMAQEANWKAVEFQSDCKAVVDMINKENEQDTRVDTILEDIANMRCLFEKCTFSFVHRAGNSCAHSLAICGKAN